One genomic segment of Vespa velutina chromosome 10, iVesVel2.1, whole genome shotgun sequence includes these proteins:
- the LOC124952089 gene encoding T-cell activation inhibitor, mitochondrial isoform X2 gives MYCKLARCFCRTDAVRALSMGEVSTALRPFYFTVHPDLFGQYPTQRTVNENSLKQLSSILETLQQQRPIRPTILPFYLRSKDEKDLKAGKFTLVKIQLNEKDLRKTIRSILQTCDLPTTFVDKIEEKSSNTQFQSSYNSKYWQSKYSSGEKLDFSELENDPIYASIIMKRKLNIEPDTLKAYLEKHINEVHVKLEACKSVREEVKKLVKALCLDLGLKNIIWDCGWNIAHYRGCLLAFQALAEHHPEPMEILKDRTLIFANDTGINLEGSVMLSSGEVRHNWLDLIKNVQKYDTILQRLPAFEKAISTVLLDIKVGRRKFMPKVMAGQYERQLRQLTTTLSDYRGKRHYPDVWPTDLSAYEIVIEAEAGPLMLSPTGQFIVPSSCPSLLLVSFITENLSEATKRLHHYNNIKHVERELHQKVIKELGLISLNKDDSITPDLMIQCCERLLMHKKPLAPLLDGIMLWVTHYYSVMSDGVLCIPWDWKL, from the exons atgtattgcAAATTAGCAAGATG tTTTTGTAGGACAGATGCAGTGAGAGCTTTAAGTATGGGTGAAGTATCCACTGCACTTAgacctttttattttactgtTCATCCTGACCTTTTTGGGCAGTATCCCACACAAAGG actgtaaatgaaaattctttgaaaCAGCTAAGCTCGATTTTAGAAACTCTTCAGCAACAAAGACCTATAAGACCTACTATATTACCATTTTACTTACGttcaaaagatgaaaaagatctGAAGGCTGGGAAATTTACATTAGTTAAAATACAacttaatgaaaaagatttaagGAAAACAATTCGTTCTATCCTACAGACATGTGATTTGCCTACAACATTTGTggataaaatagaagagaaatcaTCGAATACACAGTTTCAGTCATCATATAACTCAAAATATTGGCAAAGCAAATATAGTTCAGGAGAAAAGTTAGATTTTTCTGAATTAGAAAATGATCCTATTTACGCTTCGAtcattatgaaaagaaaattaaatattgaacCAGATACACTgaa agCATATCTTGAAAAACACATAAATGAAGTACATGTAAAGTTAGAAGCATGTAAATCAGTAAGAGAAGAGGTGAAAAAATTGGTTAAAGCATTGTGTTTGGACTTAggtctaaaaaatattatatgggATTGTGGTTGGAATATTGCTCATTATAGAGGTTGTTTATTAGCTTTTCAAGCATTAGCAGAACATCATCCAGAACCAATGGAAATTTTGAAAGACAGGACATTAATATTTGCCAATGACACTGGAATAAATTTAGAAGGAAGTGTGATGCTAAGCTCTGGCGAAGTGAGGCATAATTGGCTTGAT cTGATCAAAAATGTACAGAAGTATGATACTATATTGCAAAGATTGCCAGCTTTTGAAAAGGCGATATCCACGGTCCTTCTTGATATTAAAGTGGGAAGACG GAAATTCATGCCTAAAGTAATGGCTGGTCAGTATGAACGTCAACTACGACAACTTACGACTACACTATCCGATTATCGAGGAAAGAGACATTATCCAGATGTTTGGCCAACAGATTTGTCTGCATATGAGATAGTAATAGAAGC TGAAGCTGGTCCTTTAATGCTTTCTCCAACTGGACAGTTTATTGTACCATCCTCTTGTCCAAGTCTTTTGCTGGTCAGTTTTATTACAGAAAATTTAAGCGAAGCTACCAAGAGATTGCATCATTATAACAA tataaAACATGTAGAACGAGAACTTCATCAAAAGGTTATCAAAGAGTTAGGCTTGATTAGtcttaataaagatgataGCATTACACCAGATTTGATGATACAATGCTGTGAACGATTGCTCATGCACAAAAAACCATTAGCTCCCTTATTGGACGGTATAATGCTTTGGGTAACGCATTATTACTCTGTTATGAGCGATGGTGTATTATGTATACCATGGGATTGGAAGCTTTAG
- the LOC124952089 gene encoding T-cell activation inhibitor, mitochondrial isoform X3, translating to MYCKLARCFCRTDAVRALSMGEVSTALRPFYFTVHPDLFGQYPTQRTCDLPTTFVDKIEEKSSNTQFQSSYNSKYWQSKYSSGEKLDFSELENDPIYASIIMKRKLNIEPDTLKAYLEKHINEVHVKLEACKSVREEVKKLVKALCLDLGLKNIIWDCGWNIAHYRGCLLAFQALAEHHPEPMEILKDRTLIFANDTGINLEGSVMLSSGEVRHNWLDLIKNVQKYDTILQRLPAFEKAISTVLLDIKVGRRVLYMCRKFMPKVMAGQYERQLRQLTTTLSDYRGKRHYPDVWPTDLSAYEIVIEAEAGPLMLSPTGQFIVPSSCPSLLLVSFITENLSEATKRLHHYNNIKHVERELHQKVIKELGLISLNKDDSITPDLMIQCCERLLMHKKPLAPLLDGIMLWVTHYYSVMSDGVLCIPWDWKL from the exons atgtattgcAAATTAGCAAGATG tTTTTGTAGGACAGATGCAGTGAGAGCTTTAAGTATGGGTGAAGTATCCACTGCACTTAgacctttttattttactgtTCATCCTGACCTTTTTGGGCAGTATCCCACACAAAGG ACATGTGATTTGCCTACAACATTTGTggataaaatagaagagaaatcaTCGAATACACAGTTTCAGTCATCATATAACTCAAAATATTGGCAAAGCAAATATAGTTCAGGAGAAAAGTTAGATTTTTCTGAATTAGAAAATGATCCTATTTACGCTTCGAtcattatgaaaagaaaattaaatattgaacCAGATACACTgaa agCATATCTTGAAAAACACATAAATGAAGTACATGTAAAGTTAGAAGCATGTAAATCAGTAAGAGAAGAGGTGAAAAAATTGGTTAAAGCATTGTGTTTGGACTTAggtctaaaaaatattatatgggATTGTGGTTGGAATATTGCTCATTATAGAGGTTGTTTATTAGCTTTTCAAGCATTAGCAGAACATCATCCAGAACCAATGGAAATTTTGAAAGACAGGACATTAATATTTGCCAATGACACTGGAATAAATTTAGAAGGAAGTGTGATGCTAAGCTCTGGCGAAGTGAGGCATAATTGGCTTGAT cTGATCAAAAATGTACAGAAGTATGATACTATATTGCAAAGATTGCCAGCTTTTGAAAAGGCGATATCCACGGTCCTTCTTGATATTAAAGTGGGAAGACG GGTACTCTATATGTGCAGGAAATTCATGCCTAAAGTAATGGCTGGTCAGTATGAACGTCAACTACGACAACTTACGACTACACTATCCGATTATCGAGGAAAGAGACATTATCCAGATGTTTGGCCAACAGATTTGTCTGCATATGAGATAGTAATAGAAGC TGAAGCTGGTCCTTTAATGCTTTCTCCAACTGGACAGTTTATTGTACCATCCTCTTGTCCAAGTCTTTTGCTGGTCAGTTTTATTACAGAAAATTTAAGCGAAGCTACCAAGAGATTGCATCATTATAACAA tataaAACATGTAGAACGAGAACTTCATCAAAAGGTTATCAAAGAGTTAGGCTTGATTAGtcttaataaagatgataGCATTACACCAGATTTGATGATACAATGCTGTGAACGATTGCTCATGCACAAAAAACCATTAGCTCCCTTATTGGACGGTATAATGCTTTGGGTAACGCATTATTACTCTGTTATGAGCGATGGTGTATTATGTATACCATGGGATTGGAAGCTTTAG
- the LOC124952089 gene encoding T-cell activation inhibitor, mitochondrial isoform X1, which produces MYCKLARCFCRTDAVRALSMGEVSTALRPFYFTVHPDLFGQYPTQRTVNENSLKQLSSILETLQQQRPIRPTILPFYLRSKDEKDLKAGKFTLVKIQLNEKDLRKTIRSILQTCDLPTTFVDKIEEKSSNTQFQSSYNSKYWQSKYSSGEKLDFSELENDPIYASIIMKRKLNIEPDTLKAYLEKHINEVHVKLEACKSVREEVKKLVKALCLDLGLKNIIWDCGWNIAHYRGCLLAFQALAEHHPEPMEILKDRTLIFANDTGINLEGSVMLSSGEVRHNWLDLIKNVQKYDTILQRLPAFEKAISTVLLDIKVGRRVLYMCRKFMPKVMAGQYERQLRQLTTTLSDYRGKRHYPDVWPTDLSAYEIVIEAEAGPLMLSPTGQFIVPSSCPSLLLVSFITENLSEATKRLHHYNNIKHVERELHQKVIKELGLISLNKDDSITPDLMIQCCERLLMHKKPLAPLLDGIMLWVTHYYSVMSDGVLCIPWDWKL; this is translated from the exons atgtattgcAAATTAGCAAGATG tTTTTGTAGGACAGATGCAGTGAGAGCTTTAAGTATGGGTGAAGTATCCACTGCACTTAgacctttttattttactgtTCATCCTGACCTTTTTGGGCAGTATCCCACACAAAGG actgtaaatgaaaattctttgaaaCAGCTAAGCTCGATTTTAGAAACTCTTCAGCAACAAAGACCTATAAGACCTACTATATTACCATTTTACTTACGttcaaaagatgaaaaagatctGAAGGCTGGGAAATTTACATTAGTTAAAATACAacttaatgaaaaagatttaagGAAAACAATTCGTTCTATCCTACAGACATGTGATTTGCCTACAACATTTGTggataaaatagaagagaaatcaTCGAATACACAGTTTCAGTCATCATATAACTCAAAATATTGGCAAAGCAAATATAGTTCAGGAGAAAAGTTAGATTTTTCTGAATTAGAAAATGATCCTATTTACGCTTCGAtcattatgaaaagaaaattaaatattgaacCAGATACACTgaa agCATATCTTGAAAAACACATAAATGAAGTACATGTAAAGTTAGAAGCATGTAAATCAGTAAGAGAAGAGGTGAAAAAATTGGTTAAAGCATTGTGTTTGGACTTAggtctaaaaaatattatatgggATTGTGGTTGGAATATTGCTCATTATAGAGGTTGTTTATTAGCTTTTCAAGCATTAGCAGAACATCATCCAGAACCAATGGAAATTTTGAAAGACAGGACATTAATATTTGCCAATGACACTGGAATAAATTTAGAAGGAAGTGTGATGCTAAGCTCTGGCGAAGTGAGGCATAATTGGCTTGAT cTGATCAAAAATGTACAGAAGTATGATACTATATTGCAAAGATTGCCAGCTTTTGAAAAGGCGATATCCACGGTCCTTCTTGATATTAAAGTGGGAAGACG GGTACTCTATATGTGCAGGAAATTCATGCCTAAAGTAATGGCTGGTCAGTATGAACGTCAACTACGACAACTTACGACTACACTATCCGATTATCGAGGAAAGAGACATTATCCAGATGTTTGGCCAACAGATTTGTCTGCATATGAGATAGTAATAGAAGC TGAAGCTGGTCCTTTAATGCTTTCTCCAACTGGACAGTTTATTGTACCATCCTCTTGTCCAAGTCTTTTGCTGGTCAGTTTTATTACAGAAAATTTAAGCGAAGCTACCAAGAGATTGCATCATTATAACAA tataaAACATGTAGAACGAGAACTTCATCAAAAGGTTATCAAAGAGTTAGGCTTGATTAGtcttaataaagatgataGCATTACACCAGATTTGATGATACAATGCTGTGAACGATTGCTCATGCACAAAAAACCATTAGCTCCCTTATTGGACGGTATAATGCTTTGGGTAACGCATTATTACTCTGTTATGAGCGATGGTGTATTATGTATACCATGGGATTGGAAGCTTTAG
- the LOC124952088 gene encoding probable protein S-acyltransferase 23 isoform X2, with amino-acid sequence MRYLIERSGPIDHSCLGTQGPRPIHWACRKGHSAIVQLLLKAGVAVNAADFKGLTPLMTACMFGKFATAAFLLGSGAMGHLTDINGDTALHWAAYKGHAELIRLLIYSGVDLQKPDYFGSTPLHLACLSGNISCVKILCEKSKIELEPRDKNGKTPLQLAKSHRHSEIVRILQAEQKRRARWIPPINELWALLFGGAGNSKGPLLLFMISVLLWGYPMYLLKCIPLTWNLLRGSHYCFIYWNIVMWISWIVANRRDPGYVPQNSETYYRAIKQIPYFDKWKKRNILLSRLCHSCRCFRPLRAKHCRICNRCVTCFDHHCPFIYNCVGLRNRMWFFLFVMCVAINCSFTLYFACYCMAIEGIQLLYVLGVLEALVFCGLGWILTCTSVLHACMNLTTNEMFNYKRYPYLRDKKGRYLNPFSRGPVLNFIEFFVCPPDHRINDPQHYQILTEDVM; translated from the exons ATGAGATATCTTATAGAACGAAGCGGACCCATTGATCATTCTTGTCTTGGAACGCAAGGCCCCAGGCCTATACATTGGGCATGTCGAAAAGGACATAGTGCTATAGTCCAATTATTATTGAAG GCCGGAGTTGCCGTCAATGCTGCCGACTTTAAAGGTCTAACTCCTCTCATGACAGCCTGTATGTTTGGAAAATTTGCTACAGCTGCCTTTCTTCTTGGATCTGGTGCAATGGGCCATTTGACGGATATCAATGGAGACACCGCACTTCATTGGGCCGCTTACAAAGGACATGCAGAGTTGATCAGACTGTTGATTTACAGCGGCGTTGATTTGCAGAAACCCGATTATTTTGGATCTACTCCTCTTCATTTAGCTTGTCTATCGGGAAATATTAGTTGCGTTAAGATATTGTGCGAAAAGAGCAAAATCGAATTGGAGCCTCGAGATAAAAATGGTAAAACTCCGTTGCAACTGGCAAAGAGTCATCGTCATTCTGAAATCGTACGCATATTACAAGCCGAACAAAAACGCAGAGCTAGATGGATTCCACCTATCAATGAACTCTG GGCTTTGCTATTTGGAGGAGCTGGTAATAGTAAAGGACCATTACTATTGTTTATGATATCAGTTTTACTTTGGGGCTATCCTATGTATTTACTTAAATGTATTCCATTGACTTGGAACCTTTTGCGAGGAAgtcattattgttttatttattggaATATCGTTATGTGGATATCATGGATAGTAGCAAACAGAAGAGATCCCGGTTATGTACCACAAAATAGTGAAACTTATTACAGAGCTATAAAGCAG ataccatattttgataaatggaaaaaaagaaatattttattatcgcgtTTGTGTCATAGCTGCAGATGTTTCAGGCCATTAAGAGCCAAACATTGTAGAATTTGCAACAGATGTGTAACCTGTTTTGACCATCATTGCcctttcatatataattgtgTTGGATTGAGAAACAG AATGtggtttttcttatttgtaatGTGTGTGGCTATAAATTGTTCATTTACGTTGTATTTTGCGTGCTATTGTATGGCTATTGAAGGCATCCAATTGTTATATGTTTTGGGTGTATTGGAAGCATTAGTCTTTTGTGGCCTTGGATGGATACTAACGTGCACTTcg gTACTCCATGCTTGTATGAATCTAACAACTAAcgaaatgtttaattataagaGATATCCTTATTTAAGAGATAAGAAAGGTAGATATCTAAATCCATTTAGCAGAGGTCCTGTgcttaatttcattgaattcttCGTTTGTCCTCCTGATCATCGAATAAATGATCCTCAACATTATCAAATTCTAACTGAAGatgttatgtaa
- the LOC124952087 gene encoding engulfment and cell motility protein 1, producing MPVQKDSNIVKIAVQMTDQVPQLIEFNQKQPLTGIIQELCNGWGLSDSELYSLQFSENNNQNYITEKNRNEVKNGSILRLEFSPSKIATDILTKLNSGTPEENITALQKLSSLSTDMTFALEFINKQGLGLIISQVEGGMRKGNALAYSLQSFVELMDHGIVSWDILEIPFINKVASYVNNQSVSLDTNIIEAALSILENIVLNSSGKYAQVEKEVTFPNLVMHLQSTSPQIQQNAIALINALFLKADTSKRRAVSATLQSKQVRNVFLSNIIKSSGQVGTEMAHQLYVLQTQILSLLEQRMMTKMDPQDQDAHDKIKELRRIAFDTEGGIGTDVTARKQGLYAKDYKKLGFKYDINPALDFTETPPGMLALDCMVYFARNHTENYTKVVLENSCRADEHECPFGRTSVELVKLLCEVLRIGEAPSEQGQSYHPMFFTHDHPFEEFYCVCIVLLNKTWKEMRATIEDFVKVFSVVREQITRALQCKPTGLDKFKSKLQQLTYSTITNLWQQERTSREEWESHARPIVELREQITPEILELIQQQRLGFLVEGTRFMKYSARGQRIKDKFWYVRLSPNHKVLHYGDCDEKSVPSIDELPTKLAVVEIRGLITGRDCPHMKDLQRRKTTHQLAFSLILDSVEVSSLDFVAPDEQVFDYWTDGINALLDNRMTSKEAENDLETLLSMDIKLRLLDAEGIDIPQDPPPIPEPPPNYDFCYELKQAK from the exons atgcCGGTCCAAAAAGATTCCAATATCGTGAAAATTGCTGTTCAGATGACAGACCAAGTACCACAGTTGATTGAATTTAATCAGAAACAGCCATTAACTGGTATTATTCAG gAGCTGTGTAATGGATGGGGTCTTTCTGATTcagaattatattcattacaattttctgaaaataataatcaaaattatattacagaaaaaaatcgtaatgAAGTAAAGAATGGTAGTATTCTGAGATTGGAATTTTCTCCTTCTAAGATAGCTACTGATATATTGACAAAACTTAATAGTGGCACACCAGAGGAAAATATAACAGCATTACAGAAATTAAGTTCTTTAAGTACAGATATGACATTTGCATTAGAGTTTATCAATAAGCAAGGATTGGGTCTTATTATTTCTCAG gttgAGGGTGGAATGCGTAAAGGTAACGCTTTAGCATATTCTCTTCAGTCCTTTGTAGAATTGATGGATCATGGGATTGTATCTTGGGATATTTTGGAGATAccatttattaataaagtagCGAGCTATGTGAATAATCAATCTGTATCTCTAGATACCAATATAATTGAAGCAGCACTTagtattttagaaaatattgttttaaattcATCAGGCAAATATGCTCAAGTTGAAAAAGAAGTTACCTTTCCTAATTTGGTAATGCATTTGCAAAGTACAAGTCCACAAATACAGCAAAATGCTATTGCTTTGATTAACGCTTTATTTCTCAAAGCTGACACATCCAAACGAAGAGCTGTCTCTGCTACATTGCAGTCAAAACAAGTccgaaatgtttttctttccaatataattaaatcaagtGGACAG GTTGGTACAGAAATGGCGCATCAATTATATGTTTTACAAACACAAATTTTAAGTCTCTTAGAACAGAGAATGATGACTAAAATGGATCCACAAGATCAAGATGCacatgataaaataaaagaacttaGACGAATTGCATTTGACACAGAAGGTGGTATTGGAACAGATGTAACTGCACGCAAGCAAGGTTTATATGCTaaggattataaaaaattaggtttcaaatatgatattaatccTGCTCTTGACTTTACGGAAACTCCACCTGGTATGCTAGCGCTCGATTGTATGGTATATTTTGCTCGTAATCATACGGAAAATTATACAAAGGTTGTCTTAGAAAATTCTTGCCGAGCGGATGAACACGAATGTCCATTTGGCAGGACAAGTGTTGaacttgtaaaattattatgcgag GTGTTACGTATTGGAGAAGCACCTAGCGAGCAAGGACAATCGTATCATCCTATGTTCTTCACGCACGATCATCCATTTGAGGAATTTTATTGCGTTTGTATagttttattgaataaaacaTGGAAAGAAATGAGAGCCACTATCGAAGATTTTGTAAAAGTATTTTCTGTTGTAAGAGAGCAAATTACAAGAGCACTTCAGTGCAAACCAACAGGATTAGACAAATTTAAAAGCAAATTACAACAGTTGACGTATTCAACGATTACTAATCTTTGGCAGCAAGAAAGGACTAGTCGCGAGGAATGGGAAAGTCACGCAAGACCGATTGTTGAACTCAGAGAACAAATTACACCTGAAATATTAGAGTTAATTCAACAACAACGTCTTGGATTTTTAGTAGAAGGAACtagatttatgaaatatagcGCCAGAGGACAG AGAATAAAGGATAAATTTTGGTATGTGCGTTTATCACCTAATCATAAAGTATTACATTATGGGGATTGCGATGAAAAGTCAGTACCATCGATAGATGAACTACCTACAAAATTGGCTGTTGTTGAGATTCGAGGTTTAATAACTGGAAGAGACTGTCCTCATATGAAAGAtttacaaagaagaaaaacgacgCATCAATTAGCATTTTCCTTAATATTGGATTCTGTTGAAGTTTCCAGTCTAGATTTTGTTGCACCTGATGAACAAGTTTTTGATTATTGGACTGATGGCATTAATGCTTTACTTG ATAATAGGATGACCAGCAAAGAAGCTGAAAATGATCTGgaaactttattatctatgGATATTAAATTAAGACTTTTGGATGCTGAAGGAATTGACATACCTCAAGATCCACCGCCAATTCCTGAACCCCCACCAAATTATGACTTCTGTTACGAATTAAA ACAAGCTAAATGA
- the LOC124952088 gene encoding probable protein S-acyltransferase 23 isoform X1, with protein MVGHLPSNLLSGSTHQNQNSDKSTERRDSNGPDDNIYAEATPGQSPSDETKQIFDLLRASEIEAVEELVEKNGLSILNARDEWGYTPAHWAALDGNIEVMRYLIERSGPIDHSCLGTQGPRPIHWACRKGHSAIVQLLLKAGVAVNAADFKGLTPLMTACMFGKFATAAFLLGSGAMGHLTDINGDTALHWAAYKGHAELIRLLIYSGVDLQKPDYFGSTPLHLACLSGNISCVKILCEKSKIELEPRDKNGKTPLQLAKSHRHSEIVRILQAEQKRRARWIPPINELWALLFGGAGNSKGPLLLFMISVLLWGYPMYLLKCIPLTWNLLRGSHYCFIYWNIVMWISWIVANRRDPGYVPQNSETYYRAIKQIPYFDKWKKRNILLSRLCHSCRCFRPLRAKHCRICNRCVTCFDHHCPFIYNCVGLRNRMWFFLFVMCVAINCSFTLYFACYCMAIEGIQLLYVLGVLEALVFCGLGWILTCTSVLHACMNLTTNEMFNYKRYPYLRDKKGRYLNPFSRGPVLNFIEFFVCPPDHRINDPQHYQILTEDVM; from the exons ATGGTCGGGCATCTACCCAGCAACCTGCTTTCGGGCAGCACACATCAGAATCAAAATTCTGATAAAAGTACTGAACGAAGGGATAGCAATGGACcggatgataatatatatgccGAAGCAACGCCAGGCCAAAGTCCAAGCGATGAAACTAAACAAATTTTTGATCTTCTTAGAGCAAG TGAGATTGAGGCGGTCGAGGAGTTGGTAGAGAAAAATGGATTGAGCATATTAAATGCTCGAGACGAGTGGGGATATACACCTGCTCATTGGGCTGCTTTGGATGGTAATATTGAA GTGATGAGATATCTTATAGAACGAAGCGGACCCATTGATCATTCTTGTCTTGGAACGCAAGGCCCCAGGCCTATACATTGGGCATGTCGAAAAGGACATAGTGCTATAGTCCAATTATTATTGAAG GCCGGAGTTGCCGTCAATGCTGCCGACTTTAAAGGTCTAACTCCTCTCATGACAGCCTGTATGTTTGGAAAATTTGCTACAGCTGCCTTTCTTCTTGGATCTGGTGCAATGGGCCATTTGACGGATATCAATGGAGACACCGCACTTCATTGGGCCGCTTACAAAGGACATGCAGAGTTGATCAGACTGTTGATTTACAGCGGCGTTGATTTGCAGAAACCCGATTATTTTGGATCTACTCCTCTTCATTTAGCTTGTCTATCGGGAAATATTAGTTGCGTTAAGATATTGTGCGAAAAGAGCAAAATCGAATTGGAGCCTCGAGATAAAAATGGTAAAACTCCGTTGCAACTGGCAAAGAGTCATCGTCATTCTGAAATCGTACGCATATTACAAGCCGAACAAAAACGCAGAGCTAGATGGATTCCACCTATCAATGAACTCTG GGCTTTGCTATTTGGAGGAGCTGGTAATAGTAAAGGACCATTACTATTGTTTATGATATCAGTTTTACTTTGGGGCTATCCTATGTATTTACTTAAATGTATTCCATTGACTTGGAACCTTTTGCGAGGAAgtcattattgttttatttattggaATATCGTTATGTGGATATCATGGATAGTAGCAAACAGAAGAGATCCCGGTTATGTACCACAAAATAGTGAAACTTATTACAGAGCTATAAAGCAG ataccatattttgataaatggaaaaaaagaaatattttattatcgcgtTTGTGTCATAGCTGCAGATGTTTCAGGCCATTAAGAGCCAAACATTGTAGAATTTGCAACAGATGTGTAACCTGTTTTGACCATCATTGCcctttcatatataattgtgTTGGATTGAGAAACAG AATGtggtttttcttatttgtaatGTGTGTGGCTATAAATTGTTCATTTACGTTGTATTTTGCGTGCTATTGTATGGCTATTGAAGGCATCCAATTGTTATATGTTTTGGGTGTATTGGAAGCATTAGTCTTTTGTGGCCTTGGATGGATACTAACGTGCACTTcg gTACTCCATGCTTGTATGAATCTAACAACTAAcgaaatgtttaattataagaGATATCCTTATTTAAGAGATAAGAAAGGTAGATATCTAAATCCATTTAGCAGAGGTCCTGTgcttaatttcattgaattcttCGTTTGTCCTCCTGATCATCGAATAAATGATCCTCAACATTATCAAATTCTAACTGAAGatgttatgtaa